In one window of Gossypium hirsutum isolate 1008001.06 chromosome A01, Gossypium_hirsutum_v2.1, whole genome shotgun sequence DNA:
- the LOC107925601 gene encoding cytochrome P450 94C1-like, whose translation MELQASLFFLILIFLLYLLFSLLIKPKLWCNCEICSAYLTLSWSKQFKNLCDWYTHLLKNSPSKTIHIHVLRNTITANPENIEYMLKTKFHNFPKGKPFSIILGDFLGRGIFNVDGDSWKFQKNMASMELGKTSICCYVFDIINCEIKTRLVPLLSKQDQVLDLQDVFKRFSFDVICWFSFGIDPSCLELSLPMSKLAMAFDLASKLSAERAMNVSPLVWKIKRALNLGSEKELKRAIERINLLAKEVISQRR comes from the coding sequence ATGGAGCTTCAAgcttctttgttcttcttgatcctaatatttcttttatatctCTTGTTTTCTTTATTGATCAAGCCAAAACTATGGTGCAACTGTGAGATTTGCAGTGCTTATCTCACTTTAAGTTGGTCAAAACAATTCAAAAACCTTTGCGATTGGTACACTCACTTGTTAAAAAACTCTCCTTCAAAAACCATCCATATCCATGTCCTTCGTAACACAATCACAGCAAACCCTGAAAATATTGAATACATGCTTAAAACCAAGTTCCATAATTTCCCAAAAGGGAAACCTTTTTCTATCATCTTGGGTGATTTCCTTGGTCGTGGTATATTCAATGTTGATGGTGATTCGTGGAAGTTTCAAAAGAATATGGCATCAATGGAGCTTGGGAAAACTTCAATATGTTGTTATGTGTTTGATATCATCAATTGTGAGATCAAAACAAGGCTTGTTCCATTATTATCAAAACAAGACCAAGTTTTGGACTTACAGGATGTGTTTAAAAGGTTTTCATTTGATGTTATTTGTTGGTTTTCTTTTGGGATTGATCCTAGTTGTCTTGAGCTTTCTTTACCCATGTCGAAATTGGCTATGGCTTTTGATTTAGCTTCGAAATTATCAGCTGAAAGAGCCATGAATGTTTCACCACTTGTATGGAAGATCAAAAGAGCGTTGAATTTAGGCAgtgaaaaggaattaaaaagggcTATTGAAAGGATTAATCTTTTAGCTAAAGAAGTGATTAGCCAAAGGCGTTAA
- the LOC121218654 gene encoding cytochrome P450 has product MSIINDETYLRDIIISFLLAGRDTVASGLTSLFWLLSKHSNVVSAIKQEADRIIGENKELTSFDQMKELNYLQATVYESMRLYLPIQFDSKFCQNDDVLPDGSILKKGTRVTYHPYAMGRIEEIWGEDCLEFKPERWLKHDGIFFPQNPFKYPIFQAGFRVCLGKEMTLLEMKMVTLSLIRRFQIELLTPPSPDQHPRFLPGLTATFSDGLPVLVRNIQPQP; this is encoded by the coding sequence ATGTCTATTATTAACGATGAAACTTATTTGAGAGACATTATTATAAGCTTTTTATTAGCTGGTCGTGATACTGTAGCTTCGGGTTTAACAAGCTTGTTTTGGTTATTGTCTAAGCATTCAAATGTTGTGTCGGCTATTAAACAAGAAGCTGATCGTATCATTGGTGAAAACAAGGAGTTGACAAGCTTTGATCAAATGAAGGAACTTAATTATTTACAAGCAACAGTGTATGAAAGCATGAGACTCTATCTTCCGATTCAATTCGATTCCAAATTTTGTCAAAACGACGATGTTTTACCTGATGGCTCGATTCTGAAGAAAGGAACTAGGGTTACATATCATCCATACGCCATGGGACGTATTGAAGAGATATGGGGTGAAGATTGCTTGGAATTCAAGCCAGAAAGATGGTTGAAACACGACGGCATTTTCTTCCCTCAAAACCCTTTCAAGTACCCCATTTTCCAAGCCGGATTCAGGGTTTGTTTAGGGAAAGAGATGACTCTTTTAGAGATGAAAATGGTGACGCTTTCACTCATTAGGAGATTTCAAATCGAATTACTGACACCACCATCACCGGATCAACATCCACGGTTCTTGCCGGGATTGACCGCAACTTTCAGCGACGGACTTCCTGTCTTAGTACGAAACATCCAACCTCAACCATAA